Genomic DNA from Candidatus Hydrogenedentota bacterium:
ATCTAAATCCAACGATTCAATCGTGTATTGTCGGGTTTCATGTAAATAGATCGCGTTCTCATATACTTCAACAGGAGCGTTAAACAGATCAACTTCCCCGATGACACGGCCCTTGTCCGTCGTGTCTAGAATAACAACATTGCCCGGCGCCGCGGTGCGCAGGCTGATATCCGAAGCAGGATAACTGTCGGTGCTCCAATGCCAGCGATTTCGTGTTTTCCGTAAGACCCGATGCCGCGCGAGAAAATCTAAAAGTTCCGCTGTGCTTGCCGCGTCCACACCAAAGGCGTCGCCTTCGGTAAAGGGCAACTCAAAGGCGGCACACTTGAGATGACTCGTCAGTATAAAAAGGTTATTAGCGTCAATGGTCGCACTTTCGGGGTTATGTTCAAAAAAGTAATCGGGATGTCCGATAATATATTGGTCTAAGGGCGCGCTCGACGCCACAAGAATGACCAACGCCGTATCGCTGCGTCGCCCGGCACGGCCGGCTTGCTGCCAAGTCCGTGAAATACCGCCGGCATAGCCGCACATAATGCAGACATCCAAGGATCCTATATCTATGCCCAATTCAAGGGCATTGGTGCTGACTACCGCCATGACCTCCCCATTTCGAAGACCCTTTTCAATTTCACGTCGTTCAGTGGGCAGGTAGCCGCCGCGATAACCACGCACTTTATTTTTATCGCCTCCTTGTCTGAGTATCGCTTCCTTCAGATAGGTAGTCAAGATTTCGACGCGCAAGCGGCTCCGTGCAAAGACGATGGATTGGATTCCTTTGAGCAGAAGAGAGGCGGCAAGCTTGCCTGCCTGTTTTACACTGGAAGCGCGGATTCCAAGTTCTTTATTCACGACGGGCGGATTAAAAAATACGAAATGTTTTTCTCCCGCCGGCGCACCATTATCATCGACTACTGTAACGGCTTCTTCAATAAGACTTTCTGCTAATTCTCCCGGATTCGCAATGGTGGCGCTGCAACAAATAAATGTTGGGTTGGATCCATAAAAGGCGCAAATCCTGCGCAGCCTCCGTATGACATTGGCAAGATGGCTGCCAAAAACACCGCGGTAATGGTGGACTTCATCAATGACCACATACTTAAGATTTTCAAAAAGACGTATCCAGATGGTGTGGTGGGGGAGGATACCGGCGTGAAGCATGTCCGGATTGGTTACGATAATATGGCCTGCATTACGTACGGCAGACCGTGCAGAACTGGGTGTGTCGCCGTCAAAAGTATAGGCGCCAATTTTGAGTTCCAGCGTGTCCAAGGTCTCTGTCAATTCCGACACCTGATCTTGGCTTAAGGCTTTCGTAGGAAATAGGTAAAGG
This window encodes:
- a CDS encoding DEAD/DEAH box helicase, which produces MNVSQIIDQLRSDPKFCANLTTWRSFTPRPGRYMPFPDGVAPELIDGLKKRGISKLYTHQFESFQALESGKHVCVVTPTASGKTLCYNLAVLNQLYKEPNSRALYLFPTKALSQDQVSELTETLDTLELKIGAYTFDGDTPSSARSAVRNAGHIIVTNPDMLHAGILPHHTIWIRLFENLKYVVIDEVHHYRGVFGSHLANVIRRLRRICAFYGSNPTFICCSATIANPGELAESLIEEAVTVVDDNGAPAGEKHFVFFNPPVVNKELGIRASSVKQAGKLAASLLLKGIQSIVFARSRLRVEILTTYLKEAILRQGGDKNKVRGYRGGYLPTERREIEKGLRNGEVMAVVSTNALELGIDIGSLDVCIMCGYAGGISRTWQQAGRAGRRSDTALVILVASSAPLDQYIIGHPDYFFEHNPESATIDANNLFILTSHLKCAAFELPFTEGDAFGVDAASTAELLDFLARHRVLRKTRNRWHWSTDSYPASDISLRTAAPGNVVILDTTDKGRVIGEVDLFNAPVEVYENAIYLHETRQYTIESLDLDDRKAYARPVEVDYYTDAEMKVDLRVLERSDEREENGVVQCRGELSVTWKPSVYKKIKFGTHENVGWGEIHLPEQTMHTTGFWMEFSEQLAQKYGLAQEALGEALHAFANALRQVAPVHVLCDPSDILATARLRAPESQKPSIFLYERYPGGVGYNTKLFYHATSLLEAALTLLADCSCPDGCPSCVGPVLETGVHGKIGAMLLARISLGLDPEQ